CTCACCGTGACGCTGCTCGATGGGCTCGTTCTCGCCCGCTCGAGCTTCCACCACTCGATGAACTATCGATCCGTCGTCCTCTTCGGACGCGCGGAGCCGATCCGGGATCCCAGGGAGAAGGCAGCGGCGCTCGATGCCATCGTCGAGCATCTCGTTCCCGGCAGGACGAAGGATGCACGCGGCGCGAACGATCGGGAGCTTCAGGCGACGCTCGTCGTGCGCGTGCCGATCCGGGAAGCCTCCGCCAAGATCCGCTCGGGTCCTCCAGTCGACGACGAGGAGGATCTTACGCTCTCGATGTGGGCCGGGGTGGTTCCTTTCGAGCACG
This is a stretch of genomic DNA from Vicinamibacteria bacterium. It encodes these proteins:
- a CDS encoding pyridoxamine 5'-phosphate oxidase family protein, yielding MNELKKTLRSTVRRLPKRGSYDEATVHAILDQGMLCHVGLATDDGPVVIPMGYARRGDELLLHGSAKSRLLNDMAKGAPVCLTVTLLDGLVLARSSFHHSMNYRSVVLFGRAEPIRDPREKAAALDAIVEHLVPGRTKDARGANDRELQATLVVRVPIREASAKIRSGPPVDDEEDLTLSMWAGVVPFEH